A single region of the Pirellulales bacterium genome encodes:
- a CDS encoding 6-phosphofructokinase: MSSTASSPPPASSNIRRVAILFAGGPAPAANAVISTAAASCLRNGISVVGVLHGYSHLVEYSAEHPLEEGRDYITLDSKVLKRTRNTQGVLLGTARTNPGRGVSQPMHLADSSRNAPLRTVHEALCSLGVDALISIGGDDTLKTANKFKLFQQHMPAGSKRIPVVHIPKTIDNDYLGIDFTFGYFTAVETLAAEIRNLLADAEATRGYFLVETMGRSAGWLAYGAAIAGEASLVISVEDITGKYLEQIPTPDGETRPAMNMDEVVRHIVSMMRVREERERKEFGVIVLAEGLAEYLPDKYLAGVNRDDHGHISIAKVRLGSIFSKLVAEEFEKQMGHKRRVTGVQLGYETRCAKPHAFDVMLGSQLGVGAYRALVERQLDGVMVSVSGQLELQYVPFERLVDPETLVTVVRYVQPGSDFHRLARFLETNINE; encoded by the coding sequence ATGAGCAGCACAGCTAGTTCGCCTCCCCCCGCTTCGAGCAACATCCGCCGCGTCGCGATTCTCTTTGCGGGGGGACCTGCCCCGGCGGCCAACGCGGTCATTTCCACGGCCGCTGCCTCGTGCCTGCGCAACGGCATCAGTGTCGTGGGCGTCTTGCACGGCTACTCGCACCTGGTCGAGTATTCGGCCGAACACCCGTTGGAAGAAGGTCGCGATTACATCACGCTCGACTCGAAGGTGCTCAAGCGCACCCGCAACACGCAAGGCGTGCTGTTGGGCACGGCGCGGACGAATCCCGGCCGCGGCGTCTCGCAGCCGATGCACCTGGCCGATTCCTCGCGCAACGCGCCGCTCCGCACGGTACACGAAGCGCTCTGCTCGCTGGGGGTCGATGCGTTGATCTCGATCGGCGGCGACGACACGCTCAAGACCGCCAACAAGTTCAAGCTCTTCCAGCAGCACATGCCCGCGGGAAGCAAGCGGATTCCGGTCGTGCATATTCCGAAGACGATCGACAACGACTACCTGGGCATCGACTTCACGTTCGGGTACTTCACGGCGGTCGAGACGCTGGCCGCCGAGATTCGCAACCTGCTGGCCGATGCCGAGGCGACGCGCGGCTACTTCCTGGTCGAGACCATGGGACGCAGCGCCGGCTGGTTGGCCTACGGCGCCGCGATCGCCGGCGAGGCGAGCCTGGTGATCAGCGTCGAGGATATCACGGGCAAGTACCTGGAGCAGATTCCCACGCCCGACGGCGAGACGCGCCCGGCCATGAACATGGACGAGGTCGTGCGGCACATCGTCTCGATGATGCGCGTCCGCGAAGAGCGCGAGCGCAAGGAGTTCGGCGTGATCGTGCTGGCCGAAGGTTTGGCCGAGTACCTGCCCGACAAGTATCTCGCAGGGGTCAATCGGGACGATCACGGACACATCTCGATCGCCAAGGTACGCTTGGGCTCGATCTTCTCGAAGCTCGTGGCCGAGGAGTTCGAGAAACAGATGGGGCACAAGCGCCGCGTGACGGGCGTGCAACTCGGCTACGAGACGCGCTGCGCCAAGCCGCACGCCTTCGACGTGATGCTCGGCAGCCAGCTTGGCGTGGGGGCGTACCGGGCGCTCGTCGAGCGGCAACTGGACGGCGTGATGGTCTCGGTCTCGGGACAGCTCGAGTTGCAGTACGTGCCGTTCGAGCGGCTGGTCGATCCGGAGACGCTGGTAACGGTGGTGCGCTACGTACAGCCCGGCTCCGACTTCCACCGGTTGGCAAGGTTCCTCGAGACGAACATCAACGAGTGA
- the nagB gene encoding glucosamine-6-phosphate deaminase, with amino-acid sequence MATTTASLATPAARLAAGTSIPTFLFATSTDLARHVASSIAHLIRERNSVGQKAVLGLPTGSTPVGVYRELVRLHREEGLDFSGVVTFNLDEYFGLDPNQLQSYHRWMREHLFDHVNIAPENIHIPDGMVPLEAVDEHCRRYEEAIRRAGGIDIQLLGIGRNGHVGFNEPFSVRHGRTRLVTLDPVTRRDASSDFFSEEAVPMMALTMGLGTILDARKIILIALGEHKSKIIRETVEGPQTDRVPASLLRDHPDAMVLVDSAAGSKLTDVATPWMRGNVAWTDALIKRAVLWLADQTGQALLKLDDNDFRAHNLHQLLRHHGPAQNLAHRVFRWMMETIDYHPAGREKQRVICFSPHPDDDVISMGGTLIRLVEDGHDVHVAYMTSGNIAVFDHDAQLVADLVTEYNRIFGIDEKRSVELEAEVAHSLKTKAPGQPDTPAVLKIKALIREIEAKAGALVCGCREEFLHFLDLPFYRTGTIAKNPIGEEDVRIIRELIERVDPGQVYVAGDLSDPHGTHRVCAEAIFRAIGEIEQAGGRRPDVLLYRGAWQEYAPHEIEIAVPLSPRDLELKKQAIFRHESQKDSALFPGADDPREFWQRAEDRNRNTADQYNKLGLPEYYALEGFVRWKGGPI; translated from the coding sequence ATGGCAACTACCACGGCTTCGCTTGCTACGCCCGCGGCGCGTTTGGCCGCCGGCACGTCGATTCCCACCTTTCTGTTCGCCACGTCGACCGATCTTGCCCGGCACGTGGCCAGCTCGATTGCCCACCTGATTCGCGAACGCAACTCGGTCGGTCAGAAGGCCGTGCTGGGGCTCCCCACCGGCTCGACACCCGTCGGCGTCTACCGCGAACTGGTGCGTCTGCACCGTGAAGAGGGGCTCGATTTCTCGGGCGTCGTCACCTTCAATCTCGACGAGTACTTCGGCCTCGACCCGAACCAACTGCAAAGCTACCACCGCTGGATGCGCGAGCACCTGTTCGATCACGTGAACATCGCGCCGGAGAATATCCATATCCCGGACGGCATGGTCCCCCTCGAAGCGGTCGACGAGCATTGCCGGCGTTACGAAGAGGCCATCCGCCGCGCGGGGGGCATCGACATTCAATTGCTCGGCATCGGCCGCAACGGGCACGTCGGTTTCAACGAGCCGTTCAGCGTGCGGCACGGACGCACGCGACTCGTTACGCTTGATCCCGTCACGCGACGCGACGCCTCGAGCGATTTCTTCAGCGAAGAAGCGGTGCCGATGATGGCCCTGACGATGGGGCTCGGCACGATTCTCGATGCGCGGAAGATCATCCTCATCGCGCTCGGCGAGCACAAATCGAAGATCATTCGCGAGACGGTCGAAGGGCCCCAGACCGATCGCGTGCCCGCCAGCCTGCTGCGCGATCATCCCGACGCGATGGTGCTGGTCGATAGCGCGGCCGGCTCGAAGCTGACCGACGTGGCGACGCCGTGGATGCGGGGCAACGTCGCCTGGACCGACGCCTTGATCAAGCGGGCCGTCCTGTGGCTGGCCGACCAGACCGGCCAGGCGCTGCTCAAGCTCGACGACAACGATTTCCGCGCCCACAACCTGCACCAATTGCTGCGCCATCATGGGCCGGCGCAGAATCTGGCGCATCGTGTGTTTCGCTGGATGATGGAGACGATCGACTATCATCCGGCCGGCCGCGAGAAGCAGCGTGTGATCTGCTTCAGCCCCCACCCGGACGACGACGTCATCAGCATGGGGGGCACGCTGATTCGCCTGGTCGAAGATGGCCACGACGTCCACGTGGCCTACATGACAAGCGGCAACATCGCGGTCTTCGATCACGATGCGCAGCTCGTGGCCGACCTGGTAACCGAATACAACCGCATTTTCGGCATCGACGAGAAGCGTTCGGTCGAGCTCGAAGCCGAGGTGGCCCATTCGCTCAAGACGAAGGCCCCCGGCCAGCCCGACACGCCGGCCGTGCTCAAGATCAAAGCCCTGATTCGCGAAATCGAGGCCAAGGCCGGCGCGCTGGTCTGCGGCTGCCGCGAAGAGTTTCTGCACTTTCTCGATCTGCCTTTTTACCGCACCGGCACGATCGCCAAGAACCCGATCGGCGAAGAAGACGTGCGGATCATTCGCGAGCTGATCGAGCGCGTCGATCCTGGCCAGGTCTACGTGGCGGGCGACCTCTCCGATCCGCACGGCACGCACCGCGTCTGCGCCGAGGCGATCTTCCGGGCCATCGGCGAGATCGAACAAGCCGGTGGCCGCCGGCCCGACGTGCTGCTCTATCGAGGCGCGTGGCAGGAATATGCCCCGCACGAAATCGAAATCGCCGTGCCGCTGAGCCCACGCGATCTGGAGTTGAAGAAGCAGGCGATCTTCCGGCACGAATCGCAGAAAGACTCGGCCCTGTTCCCCGGCGCCGACGACCCGCGAGAGTTCTGGCAGCGTGCCGAGGACCGCAATCGCAACACGGCCGACCAATACAACAAGCTCGGCCTGCCCGAGTATTATGCGCTCGAAGGCTTCGTCCGCTGGAAGGGCGGGCCCATCTGA
- a CDS encoding LPS-assembly protein LptD, which translates to MLAQVALPESDQRETIKLAAHSSTRWQQGQHEVWVLEGEVSVAQGATVARAPRAVCWIRRSNEQHPHDHRVIVYLEGDAKKKEVVINYERGSGSARMQDDVWLGDFTSTAPPELRMPRPRPEPPVRPAIYQRALARRDASPRTAVRQAQYAAPLVEEAVPGVPPPGTRSMQAFPLTGSPVRASWFPSPNGTEWIAVIDSGVNLIINGVGSLGTIDIQTDRMVIWTSGSREPDLTGSTLQSADTPLEIYMEGNIIFREGQREIYAERMYYDVRNQVGMVLQAEVLTPVPKFQGLMRLRADVVQQLGRDRFFARNGYLTPSRFAEPGYRIQSSDVYFEDNQRPLIDPATGEPIVDSQTGEQLIEHDRLATAYNNKLFLGPVPVFYWPVFATNLEQPTFYLRNLRVKNDQIFGTQVLTDWDGYELLGWENPPDGTDFNLSADYLSLRGPAGGATYRWNRRDNFFGLPGSHAGFVDGWAIHDEGLDNLGGIFNNLQHDKTLRYRVLGRHRHELPNNFTLSAEVGWISDYNFLESFYEVEWDELKDQDTRLELKKLDENASWSITAGTQLNNFFTTTEWYPRGDHFWLGKSLLNDYLTWYEHTNVGYAKYRIADAPTNPVQLANFTLLPWEQAASGERIATRQEIDLPLLLGPVKLAPYVLGEAAHWGQDLTGNDLQRLYGQAGIRASIPFWATNPAVESGLWNVHGLAHKVVFDTEFLVADANQDVTDLPLYDAPDDNSILYFRRQIPTLTYGTGNTPAQFDERFYAIRSGAGSWVTSPSTEIVDDLMAMRLNLRQRWQTKRGMPGQRRIVDWIVLDTGATWYPDDTRDNFGEPFGLLNYDFRWHVGDRVTILSDGAYDFFDEGQKMISIGGFITRPPRGSLYIGYRQIDGPFKSQVINASYSYLMSPKWISTFGSSVDLASTGNIGQYMTITRVGESFLVSVGFNIDALKNNTGVNLAIEPRFLPKGRLNNIGGARIPPAGFTHLE; encoded by the coding sequence GTGCTCGCGCAGGTGGCGCTCCCCGAATCGGATCAGCGCGAGACGATCAAGCTCGCCGCGCACAGCTCGACGCGCTGGCAACAAGGCCAGCACGAGGTGTGGGTTCTTGAAGGTGAGGTCTCCGTCGCGCAGGGTGCGACCGTCGCGCGTGCTCCGCGCGCGGTGTGTTGGATTCGGCGCAGCAACGAGCAGCATCCACACGATCATCGCGTCATCGTTTATCTCGAAGGGGACGCAAAAAAGAAGGAAGTCGTCATCAACTACGAGCGCGGCTCGGGCAGCGCTCGCATGCAGGACGACGTCTGGCTGGGGGACTTCACCTCGACGGCCCCTCCCGAACTGCGCATGCCGCGCCCGCGCCCCGAGCCTCCGGTACGTCCGGCAATCTACCAGCGAGCGCTCGCCCGTCGCGATGCCAGCCCGCGCACCGCGGTACGACAGGCGCAATATGCAGCGCCCCTCGTCGAAGAAGCCGTGCCGGGAGTTCCCCCACCGGGCACGCGCAGCATGCAGGCCTTTCCGCTGACCGGCTCGCCCGTGCGTGCCAGTTGGTTCCCCAGTCCGAACGGCACCGAGTGGATTGCCGTGATCGACTCGGGCGTGAACCTCATCATCAACGGCGTCGGCAGCCTCGGCACGATCGACATCCAGACCGACCGCATGGTCATCTGGACCTCCGGCTCGCGCGAACCCGATCTCACCGGCAGCACGCTGCAGTCAGCCGATACGCCGCTCGAGATCTACATGGAAGGCAACATTATCTTCCGCGAAGGCCAGCGCGAGATTTACGCCGAGCGCATGTACTACGACGTGCGCAACCAGGTGGGCATGGTCTTGCAGGCCGAGGTCCTCACGCCCGTGCCCAAGTTCCAGGGACTGATGCGGCTCCGCGCCGACGTCGTCCAGCAACTGGGCCGCGACCGCTTCTTTGCCCGCAACGGTTATCTCACCCCCAGCCGCTTTGCCGAACCGGGCTACCGCATCCAGTCGAGCGACGTCTACTTCGAAGACAACCAGCGGCCCCTCATCGACCCCGCCACGGGCGAACCGATCGTCGATTCGCAGACGGGCGAGCAGTTGATCGAACACGACCGCCTGGCCACCGCCTACAACAACAAGCTCTTCCTGGGGCCCGTGCCGGTCTTCTACTGGCCGGTGTTCGCCACGAACCTCGAACAGCCCACGTTCTATCTGCGCAACTTACGCGTGAAGAACGACCAGATCTTCGGCACGCAGGTGCTCACCGACTGGGACGGCTACGAGCTGCTCGGCTGGGAGAACCCGCCCGACGGCACCGACTTCAACCTCAGTGCCGACTACCTCTCGCTGCGCGGTCCGGCCGGCGGCGCGACCTATCGCTGGAACCGCCGCGACAACTTCTTCGGCCTGCCCGGCTCGCACGCAGGCTTCGTCGACGGCTGGGCCATCCACGACGAAGGTCTCGATAACCTGGGCGGCATCTTCAATAACCTGCAGCACGACAAAACTCTCCGCTACCGCGTCCTGGGCCGGCACCGGCACGAACTGCCGAACAACTTCACCCTCTCGGCCGAGGTGGGGTGGATCAGCGACTACAACTTTCTCGAATCGTTCTACGAAGTGGAATGGGACGAACTGAAGGACCAGGACACGCGCCTCGAATTGAAGAAGCTCGACGAGAACGCCTCGTGGAGCATCACCGCCGGCACGCAACTGAACAACTTCTTCACCACCACCGAGTGGTACCCGCGCGGCGATCACTTCTGGCTAGGCAAATCGCTGCTCAACGACTATCTCACCTGGTACGAGCACACGAACGTCGGCTACGCCAAGTACCGCATTGCCGACGCGCCGACCAATCCCGTGCAGTTGGCCAACTTCACGCTGCTGCCCTGGGAACAAGCGGCCAGCGGCGAACGGATCGCCACGCGGCAGGAAATCGATCTGCCGTTGCTGCTCGGCCCCGTTAAGCTCGCTCCCTACGTGCTGGGCGAAGCCGCCCACTGGGGGCAGGATCTCACCGGCAACGATCTGCAACGCCTCTACGGCCAGGCCGGCATCCGCGCGAGCATTCCCTTCTGGGCTACCAATCCGGCCGTCGAAAGCGGGCTGTGGAACGTCCACGGACTCGCGCACAAGGTGGTCTTCGACACCGAATTCCTGGTGGCCGATGCCAACCAGGACGTAACCGACCTGCCCCTGTATGACGCGCCCGACGACAACTCGATTCTCTACTTCCGCCGACAGATTCCCACGCTCACCTACGGCACGGGCAATACCCCGGCGCAGTTCGACGAACGTTTCTACGCCATCCGTAGCGGGGCCGGAAGCTGGGTCACCTCTCCCTCGACCGAAATCGTCGACGACCTGATGGCGATGCGCTTGAACCTGCGCCAGCGCTGGCAGACCAAACGGGGCATGCCCGGACAGCGCCGCATCGTCGACTGGATCGTGCTCGACACCGGCGCCACGTGGTACCCCGACGACACTCGCGACAACTTCGGCGAGCCCTTCGGTCTGTTGAACTACGACTTCCGCTGGCACGTGGGAGATCGCGTGACGATCCTCTCCGACGGCGCGTACGACTTCTTCGACGAAGGTCAGAAGATGATCTCGATCGGCGGCTTCATCACGCGACCGCCGCGCGGCAGTCTGTATATCGGCTACCGCCAGATCGACGGGCCGTTCAAGAGCCAGGTGATCAACGCCTCGTACAGCTACCTGATGAGCCCGAAGTGGATCTCGACCTTCGGCAGCTCGGTCGACCTGGCGAGCACGGGCAATATCGGCCAGTACATGACCATTACCCGCGTCGGCGAGTCGTTCCTGGTCAGCGTTGGCTTCAACATCGACGCACTAAAGAACAACACGGGCGTGAACCTGGCGATCGAGCCGCGATTCTTGCCCAAGGGACGCCTCAACAACATCGGCGGCGCCCGCATCCCACCGGCCGGGTTCACCCACCTCGAGTAG
- a CDS encoding phospholipid carrier-dependent glycosyltransferase → MIDEPASARALIPWRRACWIVLLLAVIVRASVLVAGFSSLSGDPDRYRLLAENLVERGVYGAGDHPSAYRPPLWPLLLVSCVAGHEAVELRVALLQLALGVATVLLAAWLADAWRTGRLGHLAPLLVAIDPILLRQSTLVMTETLAAALAALALAALTWHAQRPTAWRAIAAGVALGLCCLCRPTFLPWLALVALSTPWTLGADRKTALRSATCLTLAAGALLLPWVVRNYRAFGQPILGTTHGGYTLLLGNNPSFYEYARHGAWGDAWDARPFQAGLARDLASMPASDELARNQFEYDQAWSHIGEAPGDFLRSAVLRLGYLFSPLPHHVGTVHSAAETWIRWSIGVFYLAEFSLVLVGMAGLRGSLLRAPWLWGVMLLASFAAVHLFYWTDMRMRAPLVPVVALLAAVGAGRVAACRAGS, encoded by the coding sequence GTGATCGACGAACCCGCAAGCGCACGAGCCCTGATTCCGTGGCGGCGCGCCTGCTGGATAGTCTTGTTGCTGGCCGTGATCGTGCGGGCCAGTGTCCTGGTAGCGGGCTTCTCGTCCCTCTCGGGGGACCCCGACCGCTATCGCCTGCTGGCCGAGAATCTGGTCGAGCGGGGGGTCTATGGCGCCGGCGATCACCCTTCGGCCTATCGTCCTCCGCTCTGGCCGCTGCTGCTGGTCTCTTGCGTGGCGGGGCATGAAGCGGTCGAGCTGCGCGTCGCCCTGCTGCAGCTCGCGCTCGGTGTGGCCACCGTACTCCTGGCCGCCTGGCTGGCCGATGCCTGGCGGACCGGCCGTCTCGGCCACTTGGCGCCGCTGCTCGTGGCGATCGACCCGATCCTGTTGCGTCAGTCGACGCTGGTCATGACCGAAACGCTGGCGGCGGCGCTCGCCGCGCTCGCGCTGGCGGCGCTCACCTGGCACGCGCAACGGCCAACGGCGTGGCGCGCCATCGCGGCGGGGGTCGCGTTGGGCCTCTGCTGCCTCTGTCGACCGACGTTTCTACCGTGGCTGGCCCTCGTCGCCCTGTCGACTCCCTGGACGCTCGGCGCCGATCGCAAAACCGCGCTGCGCTCTGCCACCTGTTTGACACTGGCCGCCGGGGCCTTGCTCTTGCCTTGGGTAGTGCGCAATTACCGCGCGTTCGGGCAGCCGATCCTCGGTACCACGCACGGCGGCTATACCTTGCTGCTGGGAAACAATCCTTCCTTCTACGAGTACGCGCGGCACGGCGCATGGGGCGACGCCTGGGACGCCCGACCATTCCAAGCCGGGCTAGCGCGAGACCTTGCCAGCATGCCGGCGTCCGATGAGCTCGCCCGCAATCAGTTCGAATACGACCAGGCGTGGAGTCACATCGGGGAGGCACCGGGCGACTTCCTGCGATCCGCAGTTCTCCGCCTCGGCTATCTCTTTTCTCCGTTGCCCCATCATGTGGGGACGGTCCACAGCGCCGCCGAGACGTGGATTCGCTGGAGCATTGGCGTTTTCTATCTTGCCGAGTTCTCGCTCGTGCTCGTGGGCATGGCCGGTCTGCGGGGAAGCTTGCTGCGTGCGCCGTGGCTTTGGGGCGTGATGCTGCTCGCCTCGTTTGCCGCGGTTCACCTGTTTTACTGGACCGATATGCGGATGCGCGCACCGCTGGTACCTGTAGTGGCTCTGTTAGCGGCCGTGGGAGCGGGTCGCGTGGCTGCTTGCCGGGCAGGCTCGTAA